In Populus alba chromosome 1, ASM523922v2, whole genome shotgun sequence, a single window of DNA contains:
- the LOC118063168 gene encoding uncharacterized protein, whose translation MSADWGPVVVAVALFILLSPGLLFQLPARTRVVEFGNMYTSGIAILVHAVIYFCIITILIIAIGVHIHVH comes from the coding sequence ATGAGTGCAGATTGGGGGCCGGTTGTTGTTGCAGTGGCTTTGTTCATCCTCTTATCACCAGGGCTATTGTTCCAGCTACCAGCAAGAAcaagagtggtagaatttgGGAACATGTACACTAGTGGGATTGCCATTCTTGTCCATGCTGTTATATACTTTTGCATAATCACCATCTTGATCATTGCAATAGGTGTTCACATACATGTCCACTGA
- the LOC118063176 gene encoding uncharacterized protein: MKDWAAPLIAAALFAFLSPGLVFQMPGKERPLDFLNMKTSLAAMFVHLVIYGLLLILFLVVLHAHLYV; encoded by the coding sequence ATGAAGGATTGGGCTGCTCCTCTTATAGCTGCTGCTTTGTTTGCATTTCTGTCACCAGGGCTGGTCTTTCAAATGCCAGGGAAGGAACGGCCTCTTGATTTCTTGAATATGAAAACAAGTTTAGCTGCCATGTTTGTTCATTTGGTTATCTACGGCCTGCTTCTTATTCTGTTTCTTGTTGTTCTTCACGCCCACCTTTATGTCTAG
- the LOC118063161 gene encoding uncharacterized protein, with the protein MSDWGPVFVAVVLFILLTPGLLVQIPGRQRLVEFGNFQTSGASILVHSILYFALICIFLLAIGVHVYVGS; encoded by the coding sequence ATGTCGGATTGGGGACCAGTATTTGTGGCGGTGGTGCTGTTTATACTTTTAACACCAGGTTTGCTGGTTCAGATACCGGGTCGTCAGCGATTAGTTGAGTTTGGCAACTTTCAGACCAGTGGAGCTTCCATACTGGTTCACTCCATCCTCTACTTTGCTCTCATTTGCATTTTCTTGTTAGCTATTGGTGTCCACGTGTATGTAGGTTCATAG
- the LOC118063595 gene encoding protein NUCLEAR FUSION DEFECTIVE 4, giving the protein MKDLLGLSIIDGWFLWIQSCAGIDYLFGSISPVIKSSLNYNQRQLASLGVAKDLGDSVGFLAGSLSEILPLWGALLVGAVQNLVGYGWVWLVVTGRAPVLPLWAMCILIFIGNNGETYFNTAALVSCVQNFPKSRGPVVGILKGFAGLSGAILTQIYATIHSPDHASLIFMVAVGPAMVVIALMFIIRPVGGHRQVRPSDGTSSTFVYGVCLLLAAYLMGVMLLEDLVDLSHTVVIIFTVVLFVLLLIPIVILVSMSFFLDPRDPVEEPLLPETPKQEPGKSVQETPEVIFSEVEDEKLKEVDLLPASERQKRIAQLQAKLFQAAADGAVRVKRRRGPHRGEDFTLMQALIKADFWLIFFSLLLGSGSGLTVIDNLGQMSQSLRYDNTHIFVSMISIWNFLGHVGGGYFSEIIVRDYAYPRPVAMAIAQLVMAVGHVFFAFGWPGALHIGTLLIGLGYGAHWAIVPVAASELFGLKKFGALYNFLTLANPAGSLVFSGLIASSIYDREAEKQAHGNNYLVQNSESIFPGMFGLNEPLKCEGSICYFLTSLIMSAFCVVAFVLSMILVHRTKIVYTHLYGKQRS; this is encoded by the exons ATGAAAGATTTGCTGGGTTTATCAATAATAGATGGCTGGTTTTTGTGGATACAATCTTGTGCAGGGATCGATTATTTATTTGGTAGCATATCACCAGTTATAAAGAGTTCTTTGAACTATAATCAAAGGCAGCTTGCAAGTTTAGGTGTGGCTAAAGATCTTGGTGATAGTGTTGGTTTCTTGGCTGGTAGCTTATCAGAAATCTTGCCTTTATGGGGTGCTTTGTTAGTTGGTGCTGTGCAGAATCTTGTTGGATATGGTTGGGTTTGGCTTGTGGTAACAGGCAGAGCTCCTGTTTTGCCCTTATGGGCT ATGTGCATTCTTATATTTATAGGGAACAATGGTGAAACCTACTTCAACACAGCTGCTCTAGTTTCTTGCGTGCAAAACTTTCCAAAAAGCCGTGGCCCTGTTGTGGGAATTCTAAAAGGCTTTGCTGGATTAAGTGGTGCAATTTTGACCCAAATATATGCAACGATCCATTCCCCTGATCACGCATCTCTCATTTTTATGGTTGCAGTTGGGCCAGCAATGGTAGTCATTGCTTTGATGTTCATCATCAGACCTGTTGGAGGTCACAGACAAGTCAGACCATCTGATGGCACAAGTTCCACATTTGTATATGGTGTCTGTCTTCTACTGGCTGCATATTTAATGGGGGTTATGCTTCTTGAAGATCTAGTTGATTTGAGTCACACTGTGGTTATAATTTTTACAGTAGTTTTATTCGTCCTCCTCTTGATTCCTATTGTGATTCTAGTGTCAATGAGTTTTTTCCTTGATCCAAGAGATCCAGTAGAAGAGCCTCTTCTACCTGAGACACCGAAACAAGAACCTGGAAAATCTGTACAGGAGACCCCTGAGGTAATATTCAGtgaggttgaagatgaaaaACTCAAGGAAGTAGACTTGCTACCAGCATCAGAGAGGCAAAAACGGATTGCACAGCTGCAAGCAAAACTGTTCCAAGCAGCTGCAGACGGAGCAGTGAGGGTCAAGAGGAGGAGAGGTCCACACAGGGGCGAGGATTTCACCTTGATGCAAGCATTGATCAAGGCAGACTTCTGgcttatttttttctcacttttatTGGGATCTGGATCTGGACTGACAGTGATTGATAATCTTGGTCAGATGAGCCAGTCTCTAAGGTATGATAATACACATATATTTGTGTCCATGATTAGCATTTGGAACTTCCTTGGCCATGTTGGCGGGGGTTACTTCTCTGAGATTATTGTCAG GGACTATGCTTATCCAAGGCCAGTGGCAATGGCCATTGCCCAACTTGTCATGGCAGTCGGGCATGTCTTCTTCGCATTTGGATGGCCCGGGGCATTGCACATTGGTACCCTGCTGATTGGACTCGGCTACGGGGCTCACTGGGCAATTGTGCCGGTTGCTGCCTCAGAGTTGTTCGGTTTGAAAAAATTTGGGGCCTTGTACAATTTCCTCACTCTGGCAAATCCAGCAGGTTCACTTGTCTTTTCCGGTCTAATTGCTAGCAGTATATATGATCGTGAAGCTGAGAAGCAAGCTCATGGAAACAATTACCTCGTTCAGAACTCAGAGTCAATTTTTCCAGGCATGTTTGGTCTGAATGAACCGCTAAAGTGTGAAGGTTCCATATGCTACTTCCTTACTTCTCTGATCATGTCAGCATTTTGCGTTGTCGCGTTTGTCTTGAGCATGATTCTTGTGCATCGAACAAAGATTGTCTACACACACCTCTATGGAAAACAACGGAGTTGA
- the LOC118063550 gene encoding uncharacterized protein isoform X1 yields the protein MAMLVDIDTKTELGFPYWKPIRRRFGPESPFFSSGNIERELLAKQVALDLSEDEKHRLQDLIDEDGSREVVCPIVGCGAHLISLEHFEDHYNGRHTASCSVCSRVYPTSLLLNIHVSEAHDSFFQAKVARGYAMYECLVEGCGLKFKNYKGRQQHLVDKHKFPSSFEFFKKAHLSKKARQKQHRKQAIHRSEETSSKMDIEGETIDGLVSAVSKLSTSDSSPSSISFGRRNTRGVTFVPRAVQREKRADSVPTGGKQ from the exons ATGGCGATGCTTGTAGATATAGACACCAAAACCGAGTTAGGGTTTCCGTACTGGAAACCGATTCGTCGTCGATTTGGCCCCGAAtctcctttcttctcttctggcAACATCGAGAGAGAACTCCTGGCCAAACAG gttgCGTTAGATTTAAGTGAAGATGAAAAGCATAGGCTGCAGGATTTGATAGACGAGGATGGAAg TAGGGAGGTGGTCTGTCCGATTGTTGGTTGTGGTGCACACTTGATATCCTTGGAACACTTTGAAGATCATTATAATGGACGGCACACTGCTTCGTGTTCGGTTTGCTCCAGAGTTTACCCAACGTCGCTCCTGCTCAACATTCATGTATCTGAAGCACATGACTCTTTCTTTCAGGCAAAAGTTGCACGCGGTTATGCCATG TATGAATGTCTGGTGGAaggttgtggtttaaaattcaagaattacAAGGGTAGGCAACAGCATCTGGTAGATAAACATAAGTTCCCTAGTTCATTTGAATTCTTCAAGAAAGCCCACCTATCCAAGAAAGCAAGACAGAAGCAACATCGCAAACAAGCTATTCATAGAAGTGAGGAAACTTCCAGCAAAATGGACATAGAAGGCGAAACCATTGATGGCCTTGTTTCAGCAGTATCTAAGTTAAGCACTTCAGATTCCTCTCCTTCTTCAATCAGCTTTGGCCGCCGCAACACTCGCGGCGTCACATTTGTCCCTCGAGCGGTTCAGCGAGAGAAAAGGGCAGATTCTGTGCCAACAGGAGGGAAGCAATAG
- the LOC118063550 gene encoding uncharacterized protein isoform X2: MAMLVDIDTKTELGFPYWKPIRRRFGPESPFFSSGNIERELLAKQVALDLSEDEKHRLQDLIDEDGREVVCPIVGCGAHLISLEHFEDHYNGRHTASCSVCSRVYPTSLLLNIHVSEAHDSFFQAKVARGYAMYECLVEGCGLKFKNYKGRQQHLVDKHKFPSSFEFFKKAHLSKKARQKQHRKQAIHRSEETSSKMDIEGETIDGLVSAVSKLSTSDSSPSSISFGRRNTRGVTFVPRAVQREKRADSVPTGGKQ; this comes from the exons ATGGCGATGCTTGTAGATATAGACACCAAAACCGAGTTAGGGTTTCCGTACTGGAAACCGATTCGTCGTCGATTTGGCCCCGAAtctcctttcttctcttctggcAACATCGAGAGAGAACTCCTGGCCAAACAG gttgCGTTAGATTTAAGTGAAGATGAAAAGCATAGGCTGCAGGATTTGATAGACGAGGATGGAAg GGAGGTGGTCTGTCCGATTGTTGGTTGTGGTGCACACTTGATATCCTTGGAACACTTTGAAGATCATTATAATGGACGGCACACTGCTTCGTGTTCGGTTTGCTCCAGAGTTTACCCAACGTCGCTCCTGCTCAACATTCATGTATCTGAAGCACATGACTCTTTCTTTCAGGCAAAAGTTGCACGCGGTTATGCCATG TATGAATGTCTGGTGGAaggttgtggtttaaaattcaagaattacAAGGGTAGGCAACAGCATCTGGTAGATAAACATAAGTTCCCTAGTTCATTTGAATTCTTCAAGAAAGCCCACCTATCCAAGAAAGCAAGACAGAAGCAACATCGCAAACAAGCTATTCATAGAAGTGAGGAAACTTCCAGCAAAATGGACATAGAAGGCGAAACCATTGATGGCCTTGTTTCAGCAGTATCTAAGTTAAGCACTTCAGATTCCTCTCCTTCTTCAATCAGCTTTGGCCGCCGCAACACTCGCGGCGTCACATTTGTCCCTCGAGCGGTTCAGCGAGAGAAAAGGGCAGATTCTGTGCCAACAGGAGGGAAGCAATAG
- the LOC118063563 gene encoding protein transport protein Sec61 subunit gamma-like yields the protein MDAIDSVFDPLREFSKDSVRLVKRCHKPDRKEFTKVAFRTAIGFVVMGFVGFFVKLIFIPINNIIVGSV from the exons ATGGACGCCATCGATTCAGTATTCGATCCATTGAGAGAGTTCTCTAAGGACAGCGTTCGCCTCGTCAAGCGCTGCCACAAGCCCGATCGCAAAG AGTTCACGAAGGTGGCTTTCCGTACAGCGATAGGATTCGTAGTGATGGGATTCGTAGGTTTCTTTGTGAAACTCATATTTATCCCCATCAACAACATCATTGTTGGATCCGTTTAG
- the LOC118063585 gene encoding large ribosomal subunit protein bL27c, translating into MAVSFNLIGSFKGLSLSSSSSSSFFKGDAGSLKFGLKSSALLPFKAPVKAPLPLTIQMAHKKGAGSTKNGRDSKGKRLGVKIYGDQAAKPGAIIVRQRGTKFHPGKNVGIGKDHTIFSLIDGLVKFEKFGPDRKKISVYPREIQPENPNSYRARKRESFRLQRERKKARKEGIVAQPQLVLASNVDAADSNPVC; encoded by the exons ATGGCAGTCAGCTTCAATCTAATTGGTTCATTCAAAGGCCTTTCTTTATCTTCAagctcttcatcttccttctTCAAAGGAGATGCTGGGTCCCTAAAATTTGGTTTGAAAAGCTCTGCTTTGTTGCCGTTTAAGGCTCCGGTGAAGGCTCCATTACCCTTGACGATTCAAATGGCTCACAAGAAGGGAGCTGGGAGTACCAAGAACGGCCGTGATTCTAAAGGCAAACGGCTTGGTGTCAAGATTTATGGTGACCAAGCTGCTAAACCTGGCGCAATTATTGTAAGGCAGCGTGGTACCAAG TTTCATCCAGGGAAGAATGTGGGGATTGGCAAGGATCACACCATCTTTTCTTTGATTGATGGATTGGTGAAATTTGAGAAGTTTGGGCCTGACAGAAAAAAG ATTAGTGTGTACCCAAGAGAAATCCAGCCCGAGAATCCTAACAGCTATCGAGCAAGGAAGAGAGAGAGCTTCAGGTTGCAGCGTGAACGCAAAAAGGCAAGAAAGGAAGGTATCGTTGCTCAGCCACAGCTAGTACTTGCCTCCAATGTTGATGCTGCAGATAGCAACCCAGTTTGCTGA
- the LOC118027483 gene encoding uncharacterized protein, with protein sequence MATSPLQSSGMLSREQLLYLFNSFSQLTSQPDVKKRIADAVNDKQEAVAATTTIQESIFLEMGVDPSFGISCLGKVNVVYENDQDLMIRFYKFVANEEMACDEAELGPDEFAEKMHYQQKLQEQQLEMLKHMRKFHMDDQSAILEKLHQQMENANFEGEASVLSPEQIQETVRRRVSPLFQPR encoded by the exons atggcAACTTCACCGTTACAAAGCTCAGGAATGCTATCAAGAGAACAGTTGCTTTATCTCTTTAATTCCTTCTCTCAACTCACTTCCCAGCCTG ATGTAAAGAAAAGGATTGCTGATGCCGTGAATGACAAACAG GAAGCTGTTGCTGCTACCACTACAATCCAGGAATCTATATTTTTGGAAATGGGGGTTG ATCCAAGTTTCGGTATTTCATGCTTGGGAAAAGTGAACGTGGTCTATGAAAATGATCAGGATTTGATGATTCGCTTTTACAAATTTGTTGCAAA TGAAGAAATGGCCTGCGATGAAGCTGAGCTTGGACCAGATGAGTTTGCTGAAAAAATGCACTATCAACAAAAACTACAGGAGCAG CAACTAGAGATGCTAAAGCACATGCGCAAATTTCACATGGATGATCAATCTGCAATTCTTGAGAAG TTGCATCAGCAGATGGAAAATGCCAATTTTGAAGGTGAGGCATCAGTTTTGTCACCTGAACAAATTCAGGAGACTGTTCGGAGAAGGGTTTCACCGCTGTTTCAGCCTAGGTAG
- the LOC118063183 gene encoding ribonucleoside-diphosphate reductase small chain produces MPAIAEEPLLAENPDRFCMFPIQYPSIWEMYKKAEASFWTAEEVDLSSDLGHWENLTPDEKHFISHVLAFFAASDGIVLENIAGRFMKEVQVSEARAFYGFQIAIENIHSEMYSLLLETYIKDSTEKNRLFHAIETVPCVAKKAEWALRWIDGGESFAERLIAFACVEGIFFSGSFCAIFWLKKRGLMPGLTFSNELISRDEGLHCDFACLLYSLLRKKLSEERVKGIVKEAVEIEREFVVDSLPCALVGMNGELMSQYIEFVADRLLGALGCGKVYNVTNPFDWMELISLQGKTNFFEKRVGEYQKASVMSSINGNGGNHVFKMDEDF; encoded by the coding sequence ATGCCTGCAATCGCAGAAGAGCCCCTCCTCGCTGAAAACCCAGACCGATTCTGTATGTTCCCAATTCAATATCCATCAATCTGGGAGATGTACAAGAAAGCTGAAGCCTCATTTTGGACGGCTGAAGAGGTCGATCTCTCTTCAGATCTCGGTCACTGGGAAAACCTGACTCCTGACGAGAAACACTTCATTTCTCACGTCCTTGCCTTCTTCGCCGCCTCTGATGGAATCGTCCTCGAGAATATCGCCGGGCGTTTCATGAAAGAAGTCCAAGTCTCGGAGGCGCGTGCTTTCTACGGGTTCCAGATCGCGATTGAGAATATCCACTCAGAGATGTACAGTCTATTGTTGGAGACCTACATCAAGGATTCTACTGAGAAGAACCGCCTGTTTCATGCCATTGAGACGGTGCCGTGTGTGGCTAAGAAGGCCGAGTGGGCTTTACGGTGGATCGACGGAGGCGAGAGTTTTGCGGAGAGGTTAATTGCTTTTGCTTGCGTGGAAGGGATATTTTTCTCGGGGAGTTTTTGTGCgatattttggttaaaaaaacgTGGGCTAATGCCGGGCCTGACCTTCTCGAACGAGTTGATCTCGCGAGATGAAGGGCTCCATTGTGATTTCGCATGTCTCCTTTACAGCCTGTTGAGGAAGAAGTTGAGCGAGGAGCGCGTGAAGGGGATAGTGAAGGAAGCTGTGGAGATAGAGAGGGAGTTTGTGGTGGACTCGCTACCATGCGCGTTGGTGGGGATGAATGGGGAATTGATGAGTCAGTATATTGAGTTTGTAGCTGATAGGCTGTTGGGTGCGCTTGGGTGCGGGAAGGTATACAATGTGACTAATCCATTTGATTGGATGGAGTTGATATCCTTGCAAGGGAAGACTAATTTCTTCGAGAAGAGAGTCGGAGAGTATCAAAAGGCTTCAGTTATGTCTAGTATTAATGGTAATGGCGGCAATCATGTGTTCAAGATGGATGAGGATTTTTAG
- the LOC118063260 gene encoding 1,4-dihydroxy-2-naphthoyl-CoA synthase, peroxisomal isoform X2 — translation MAQTLSEKELYSVRRRMASVANHLMVPSPPTASSSKCDSVELLPNAASMNDNYHRVHGNVSNKEVLWRNVAASDSSTKDFTDIIYQKAVGEGIAKIVINRPERRNAFRPQTVKELIAAFNDARDDSSVGVIILTGKVQIRRLPKPVIAMVAGYAVGGGHVLHMVCDLTIAADNAIFGQTGPKVGSFDAGYGSSIMSRLVGPKKAREMWFLTRFYTASEAEKMGLVNTVVPLDNLEQETVKWCREILRNSPTAIRVLKSALNAVDDGHAGLQELAGNTTLIYYGTEEGSEGKSAFMERRPPDFSKFPRRP, via the exons ATGGCCCAAACATTGTCAGAGAAGGAGCTTTACTCTGTAAGGAGAAGAATGGCCTCTGTTGCCAACCATCTTATGGTACCTTCTCCTCCTACAGCTTCTAGTTCAAAATGTGACTCGGTTGAACTATTACCCAATGCTGCTTCCATGAATGATAACTACCATAGAGTCCATGGTAATGTTTCTAATAAAGAAGTTCTTTGGAGAAATGTTGCTGCTTCTGATAGCAGTACCAAGGACTTCACTGACATTATTTATCAAAAGGCTGTTGGCGAAGGCATTGCAAAG ATTGTTATTAACAGGCCAGAGAGAAGAAATGCGTTCCGGCCACAGACGGTTAAGGAACTAATTGCTGCGTTTAATGATGCTAGGGATGATAGCTCTGTGGGGGTTATCATTCTTACTGGCAAG GTACAAATTCGGCGCCTCCCCAAACCAGTAATAGCAATG GTTGCAGGTTATGCTGTTGGAGGAGGACATGTGTTGCATATGGTCTGTGATCTCACAATTGCAGCCGATAATGCTATATTTGGCCAGACTGGTCCTAAG GTTGGAAGCTTTGATGCAGGTTATGGAAGTTCCATCATGTCCCGTTTG GTCGGGCCTAAAAAGGCACGTGAGATGTGGTTTCTGACAAGGTTCTATACAGCTTCTGAAGCAGAGAAAATGGGCCTTGTTAACACTGTTGTACCA TTAGATAATTTAGAACAAGAAACAGTCAAATGGTGTCGAGAGATTCTAAGGAATAGCCCAACTGCGATTCGAGTCCTCAAGTCAGCTCTTAATGCTGTTGATGATGGTCATGCTGGACTCCAG GAACTTGCTGGGAATACCACACTCATATACTATGGTACTGAGGAAGGCAGCGAGGGGAAGTCGGCATTTATGGAACGTAGACCCCCAGATTTCTCAAAATTTCCACGACGACCTTAA
- the LOC118063260 gene encoding 1,4-dihydroxy-2-naphthoyl-CoA synthase, peroxisomal isoform X1, producing the protein MAQTLSEKELYSVRRRMASVANHLMVPSPPTASSSKCDSVELLPNAASMNDNYHRVHGNVSNKEVLWRNVAASDSSTKDFTDIIYQKAVGEGIAKIVINRPERRNAFRPQTVKELIAAFNDARDDSSVGVIILTGKGTKAFCSGGDQALRTKDGYADPNDMGRLNVLDLQVQIRRLPKPVIAMVAGYAVGGGHVLHMVCDLTIAADNAIFGQTGPKVGSFDAGYGSSIMSRLVGPKKAREMWFLTRFYTASEAEKMGLVNTVVPLDNLEQETVKWCREILRNSPTAIRVLKSALNAVDDGHAGLQELAGNTTLIYYGTEEGSEGKSAFMERRPPDFSKFPRRP; encoded by the exons ATGGCCCAAACATTGTCAGAGAAGGAGCTTTACTCTGTAAGGAGAAGAATGGCCTCTGTTGCCAACCATCTTATGGTACCTTCTCCTCCTACAGCTTCTAGTTCAAAATGTGACTCGGTTGAACTATTACCCAATGCTGCTTCCATGAATGATAACTACCATAGAGTCCATGGTAATGTTTCTAATAAAGAAGTTCTTTGGAGAAATGTTGCTGCTTCTGATAGCAGTACCAAGGACTTCACTGACATTATTTATCAAAAGGCTGTTGGCGAAGGCATTGCAAAG ATTGTTATTAACAGGCCAGAGAGAAGAAATGCGTTCCGGCCACAGACGGTTAAGGAACTAATTGCTGCGTTTAATGATGCTAGGGATGATAGCTCTGTGGGGGTTATCATTCTTACTGGCAAG GGAACCAAGGCCTTTTGTAGCGGTGGCGATCAGGCGTTAAGAACCAAGGATGGCTATGCTGATCCTAATGACATGGGTCGCTTGAATGTATTAGACTTGCAG GTACAAATTCGGCGCCTCCCCAAACCAGTAATAGCAATG GTTGCAGGTTATGCTGTTGGAGGAGGACATGTGTTGCATATGGTCTGTGATCTCACAATTGCAGCCGATAATGCTATATTTGGCCAGACTGGTCCTAAG GTTGGAAGCTTTGATGCAGGTTATGGAAGTTCCATCATGTCCCGTTTG GTCGGGCCTAAAAAGGCACGTGAGATGTGGTTTCTGACAAGGTTCTATACAGCTTCTGAAGCAGAGAAAATGGGCCTTGTTAACACTGTTGTACCA TTAGATAATTTAGAACAAGAAACAGTCAAATGGTGTCGAGAGATTCTAAGGAATAGCCCAACTGCGATTCGAGTCCTCAAGTCAGCTCTTAATGCTGTTGATGATGGTCATGCTGGACTCCAG GAACTTGCTGGGAATACCACACTCATATACTATGGTACTGAGGAAGGCAGCGAGGGGAAGTCGGCATTTATGGAACGTAGACCCCCAGATTTCTCAAAATTTCCACGACGACCTTAA